From Spirosoma agri, one genomic window encodes:
- a CDS encoding acyltransferase, translating to MRSAISLVLNSIRNWQLALQTALFYQKMRLFYPNVTLGKNIRLYGKLIWKVAPGAKIVIGDNVVFRSSTQYNAIGLYNPVIISVANGATLHIDHDCGFSGTSINVTSSVTIGPYCNLGGNTSIWDNDFHPLDYQLRRTQLEGFRKAAIAIGADSFIGANSIILKGVTIGERSIVGAGSVVTRTIPDDQIWAGNPARFIRDVPASTLAEITRPAYSL from the coding sequence ATGAGATCTGCAATCAGTTTAGTCCTCAATTCAATACGCAACTGGCAGCTGGCGTTGCAAACGGCTCTTTTTTATCAGAAGATGCGGTTATTCTACCCTAACGTAACACTAGGCAAGAACATACGACTGTATGGTAAGCTGATCTGGAAAGTAGCGCCGGGTGCAAAAATCGTCATCGGCGACAATGTCGTTTTTCGCTCATCGACCCAGTACAATGCCATTGGTCTCTACAATCCCGTAATCATTTCGGTCGCTAATGGCGCAACACTACACATTGACCACGACTGCGGTTTTTCGGGTACATCCATCAATGTTACGTCATCGGTAACGATCGGTCCGTACTGCAACCTAGGCGGCAACACGTCGATATGGGATAATGACTTCCATCCGCTTGATTATCAGTTGCGACGGACCCAACTGGAAGGGTTTCGGAAGGCTGCTATCGCTATTGGTGCTGACTCGTTTATCGGCGCGAACTCCATCATCCTGAAAGGAGTCACCATTGGTGAAAGGTCGATTGTTGGAGCGGGCTCAGTCGTTACCCGCACGATCCCCGACGATCAGATCTGGGCGGGGAACCCAGCTCGCTTCATTCGGGATGTACCAGCTTCGACGTTAGCCGAAATCACTCGGCCAGCCTATTCACTCTAA
- a CDS encoding glycosyltransferase, translated as MNKGVSVVICCYNSAARLPETLEHLTKQRVSDKIKWEVVVVDNNSTDETAQVAQRLWDSYLTTIPLTIVNEPQQGLIHARMTGIRAATYEYLIFCDDDNWLCTNYVTDSFRILESNDRIGACGGQGAPVFGGNKPDFFDGCVHGYALGPQGRNEGEVMGSTLYGAGLVVRRSVILRVLDSGFQTKLSGRSGKTLSAGDDGELTTLIKILGYQLWYSPYLEFEHYLPEGRLQWSYITRMFQQFGKGNGVLQPYYALAEQTNSRSWTYHFFRRVYYTLRRLTAPRSVREKYIVLLMDATMLTTMVSQRKHFSSTMQDLLRVKKNFTALTPQPILNRS; from the coding sequence ATGAACAAAGGTGTTTCGGTTGTTATTTGCTGCTACAACAGTGCCGCCCGGTTGCCGGAAACACTGGAGCATCTGACAAAGCAACGCGTATCTGATAAAATCAAGTGGGAAGTCGTTGTTGTCGACAATAATTCTACGGACGAAACCGCGCAGGTGGCTCAGCGACTGTGGGATTCGTATTTGACAACTATTCCGCTGACGATCGTTAATGAGCCGCAACAGGGCCTTATCCATGCCCGTATGACGGGAATACGGGCCGCTACCTACGAGTACCTTATTTTCTGCGATGATGATAACTGGCTCTGCACGAACTACGTGACTGACAGTTTTCGGATTCTGGAATCGAACGATCGAATCGGTGCTTGTGGTGGTCAGGGTGCTCCGGTTTTTGGTGGTAACAAGCCGGATTTCTTCGATGGTTGTGTGCACGGGTATGCACTTGGTCCACAAGGCCGGAACGAGGGTGAAGTGATGGGCAGCACGCTCTACGGAGCGGGTTTGGTTGTGCGACGTTCGGTCATTCTGCGGGTACTGGACTCCGGATTCCAGACCAAGTTAAGTGGCCGTTCGGGTAAAACATTGTCGGCCGGTGACGATGGCGAACTGACCACACTAATCAAGATTCTGGGATATCAGCTTTGGTACAGTCCGTATCTCGAATTTGAGCATTACCTGCCCGAAGGTCGACTACAATGGTCATACATCACTCGCATGTTTCAGCAATTCGGTAAAGGCAACGGGGTCCTTCAACCATACTATGCGCTAGCCGAACAAACCAACAGCCGAAGCTGGACGTATCACTTTTTTCGGCGCGTTTATTATACGCTGCGTCGATTGACCGCACCCAGATCCGTTCGAGAAAAATATATTGTTCTCCTAATGGATGCCACGATGCTTACCACGATGGTCTCGCAACGTAAGCACTTCTCATCCACCATGCAGGACCTGCTACGGGTTAAGAAAAACTTTACGGCGCTTACGCCACAACCTATTCTGAACCGGTCATGA
- a CDS encoding flippase, whose product MIKAFQRRVKSGLAQTLDVNSAETASILKNIGWLLQGKLINYILIFAVGIYTINRLGPERYGVFTYCYALSSFFTTLVGFGLREIVIRELAKNAENRRTILGTAGALMGGFSLVSYGLVIGVVYVLRPSDDFSHQLVSLLGVSLFFVPLTVFSFYFDAQLQSKKAVGAANIASIATSAAKVTVATVSKNLFLYGVATLTESFITGIGLLYLAIKEQLLNGLRFDRRFARMLLRDSWPLAVSNMAIWLFMRVDQILVRDMAGDFESGIYATANRFVDAVYFVPMIIQSSFLPKIVKAHQKSLAEFLQSLAHLHKIMVGAAYAIIVGFVLFIKPFIVFFLGNRFEASADVSLVLVITLLFVALGVARNAYVYTLNLSHLFLRITLIGSVLNIGMNMFLIPRYGAYGAAISVLVTQFYVTFLSSFIHKPLRPTGKIALKALLLQS is encoded by the coding sequence ATGATAAAAGCTTTCCAGAGACGAGTGAAGAGTGGTCTGGCTCAAACGCTGGACGTGAATAGTGCCGAAACAGCATCCATTCTGAAGAATATCGGATGGCTGCTTCAGGGCAAACTCATTAATTACATCCTGATTTTCGCGGTTGGTATCTATACGATCAACCGGCTGGGGCCGGAACGATACGGTGTCTTTACGTACTGTTATGCGCTCTCATCCTTTTTTACAACGCTGGTTGGCTTTGGCTTGCGGGAAATCGTTATTCGGGAATTGGCCAAAAACGCCGAAAATCGACGTACAATCCTCGGCACGGCGGGTGCATTGATGGGCGGTTTCAGCCTTGTGTCCTATGGCCTTGTTATCGGTGTCGTTTATGTGTTGCGACCCAGCGATGATTTTTCGCATCAGTTGGTTTCGCTGCTGGGGGTATCGCTGTTCTTCGTTCCGCTTACCGTCTTTTCGTTTTACTTCGATGCACAGTTACAATCGAAAAAAGCGGTCGGTGCGGCCAACATAGCATCGATAGCCACCAGCGCGGCTAAAGTGACGGTAGCAACGGTCTCGAAAAATCTGTTTCTGTACGGCGTAGCTACGCTGACCGAAAGCTTCATCACGGGCATTGGCCTGCTGTATCTGGCGATCAAAGAACAATTGCTGAACGGGTTGCGATTTGACCGGAGGTTCGCCCGAATGCTGTTGCGTGATAGCTGGCCATTAGCGGTATCGAACATGGCGATCTGGCTGTTTATGCGAGTTGACCAAATTTTGGTTCGTGACATGGCGGGCGATTTCGAAAGCGGCATCTACGCAACGGCCAATCGATTCGTCGATGCGGTGTACTTCGTACCGATGATCATTCAGTCATCTTTTCTACCCAAAATTGTCAAGGCGCACCAGAAAAGTCTGGCCGAATTTCTTCAAAGTCTGGCCCACCTCCACAAAATAATGGTTGGTGCCGCCTATGCCATCATTGTCGGCTTCGTGCTGTTCATCAAACCGTTCATTGTCTTCTTTCTGGGAAATCGGTTTGAAGCGAGTGCAGACGTTAGTTTGGTACTGGTCATTACGCTCTTGTTCGTTGCCCTTGGTGTAGCCCGGAATGCGTATGTCTACACCCTCAACCTGTCGCACCTGTTTCTACGCATTACCCTGATCGGTTCGGTACTGAATATTGGGATGAATATGTTTCTGATTCCCCGTTACGGTGCGTACGGGGCTGCTATATCGGTGCTGGTTACACAGTTTTACGTAACGTTTCTGAGCAGCTTCATCCATAAACCATTACGTCCGACCGGCAAGATCGCGCTGAAGGCATTATTGCTTCAAAGCTGA
- a CDS encoding sugar transferase: MLDFSLQSLNDPAVLNESFSADGNALFRSDRKYERLKRLFDILVAGIVCMSLLLWLVPVIGLLIRLTSPGPMLFMQLRTGRNGRPFRCLKFRTMAHTTDGEFKQATKNDLRVTRVGRFLRKSNLDELPQVFNVLLGDMSIVGPRPHPIQLDAKHWKTLPGYQARYAVKPGITGLAQSRGCRGETAQLVDMQHRIKYDHFYIRKQSLPLDLKICLWTAYKMVTGDEKAH; the protein is encoded by the coding sequence ATGCTTGACTTTTCTTTGCAATCGCTTAACGACCCAGCGGTACTCAATGAATCGTTTTCGGCAGACGGTAATGCACTATTCCGATCGGACCGAAAGTACGAACGGCTAAAACGTTTATTCGACATTTTAGTGGCTGGTATTGTGTGTATGTCGTTACTGCTTTGGTTGGTGCCGGTCATTGGTCTGTTAATCCGGCTCACCTCACCCGGTCCCATGCTGTTCATGCAATTGCGTACCGGTCGAAACGGGCGTCCGTTCCGGTGTCTGAAGTTTCGCACGATGGCTCATACGACGGATGGGGAGTTCAAACAGGCTACCAAAAACGACCTGCGGGTCACGCGTGTTGGCCGGTTTCTGCGTAAGTCGAATCTGGACGAGCTACCCCAGGTGTTCAATGTGCTCCTGGGCGACATGAGCATCGTGGGACCCCGCCCCCACCCCATCCAACTCGATGCAAAGCACTGGAAAACGCTGCCGGGTTATCAGGCCCGGTATGCCGTCAAACCTGGCATAACGGGGTTGGCCCAGTCTCGTGGCTGCCGGGGAGAAACCGCGCAACTGGTTGACATGCAGCACCGGATCAAGTACGACCACTTTTACATCCGGAAACAATCGCTGCCGCTGGATCTGAAAATCTGTCTATGGACGGCCTACAAAATGGTTACCGGTGACGAAAAAGCTCATTGA